The Anolis carolinensis isolate JA03-04 chromosome 2, rAnoCar3.1.pri, whole genome shotgun sequence genome contains the following window.
CACAGTTACATGGTGGCTCTCTTTGtgaatttccttccttttttccttccctcatACACGTCACCTTCCTTTCCAAGTGACATGACAGAGAGTCAAACTGCCATGCAAcaaccaatccagtgacatcacaaagggccatcAAAGACAAAACCttgacttttatatatagaaAAGATCCTTCCCAACCTTCATGTTTTTCTGCAGCTTTTCGCTAGTCCTGTTTAACCAACACAATTTCAACAAGCTGCCCACCAGCTTGGAGATGATGAGGGACTGGAGGCATCTTACTCAACTTCTTTGAGCTCAAAAGACTTTGTCAATTTCTCCGACTCCAGTTCAGGTTGGTTATTTGCTGTGTACTGTTCaaatgtcctcccccccccccccccccccgctctaaTAAGGAAGGTTGGCACTGGCAACAAAGATGCTTTGAGTCATCTCAATAACAATAACTAACTCAATAACAATAGCTGCCTACAATAACAAGAAGCCCCATATCCTTCACCAAGTTTGATGCTGGCAGGGCCCCTGCAGGTGACCTTGGTTCTAACTTTCACTCTACTGGCAGAGGAGAAGTGGGGATTGTTCATAAATTCATACAGAAGTGCAGTGCAAGGACAGGAACAGAAGCTCAAACCTATGCATGCCTAGTCAGAAATAGTAGTTTATTAATGCATAGACCATTAATAGCTTAGGCCATTTGCATACAAAATGTTAAGTACAATATGAAAGTGCATCAATATAAAATTACTATATAACAGAAATGACATCATATAGGTGTTCTTATCTAATCTAATTATACTGTTTCTATTTATATTTCATGTGTTTAGTTGTACTGAATTCTTTTAACATCCAAGATTTATATGGCATTTATTTGATGTACCACATTTATTCAGATCTAATGCTCACAATTTGTGGCTAAATTCTATTTCCAAAACtgaagtgtgcattagattcaattatGCATtagaatcacacacacacacacacacctgtgtgAAAAGGCTCAGAGGAACCCAGGTCTCTATAGTGCCCAGACGAGAGGCAGGGTGTGTGGAGAAGCTGTTCCTAATGGTGGCAGCAGTCTGAGGGCTTTGTGTTGCCTGATAGATGAGCAACAGCACTTGGCTGATGATCCAGTTGTTCCTTTCACTTAGCCATGAATCCTGCCTCTCGAGTGGCCCTCAAAGTCTCTCTCCTGACCCCAGGCTCAGTCCCATGCTATTCCCATCTGGCCTCATTCACAACTGGCATTCAAAACCTTCCCCTCAGTTTGGAAGGCCTTGTGAATAAGGCCAGGTGAGAATTGTTCGAGGCTGGTGAGTGTCCCAGCCTCAGTCTGATGGAGGGGTGTGACTTCCCAAATGGACCCATTCATGCTGCTTGCGTGCTATGATGTGTTATGCCTGTGCTGTTATGAACATTATATTTGAGGACAAACCCATTTTTTGTAATATGCATattcaaaattgaggtgcgctCTTTAGGCAACTCTTAGTTGCCTAAGAGTTAAAGATGTACCGGGCCTGGTATTCAGCAGTTTTGGGCTGATTATTTAAGCATGCCAAGACCTGTGggtatttttttctggctacctAGGAAATCTCCAAagcaccgtatatactcaagtataatgccgactcgaatataagccgaggcatccaattttaccaccaaaaactgggaaaacattgattcaagtataagccgagagaggtaaatttcagaaataaaaatagatactaataaaattacattaatggaggcatcaggttaaatattttgaatatttacataaaactgtaacttAAGAtacgactgtccaactctgattaaattattattctcatcttcaatgtaaatgtgcttatgtatccttttaatagagtaaaataataaatgtaataatactaataaatacagtaaaataataaacataataaattgagtaaaataataaatgtaacaataatcatatcagactgaaataataaatgtaataataccaataattaaagagaaaaataataaaggccatatatactcaagtataagccaacccgaatataagccaaccaggaccctcacctgagtataagccgaggggggctttatcagtcctaaaaaagggctgaaaaactcggcttatactcaagtatatagggtaCTTGATTGACTACCTTATTTGTGCTGATCCTATTTTTCTGCCCAAAATGTTCGCACCAGACTGCGTCAAATCAGATTGGAATACGTAATTATTTGAAAACAGAAACACAAGGTCGCAACATAAAAAATATCTTGTTCAAGATACCCAGTATAAGGAAATCATATAAATATTTCAGAGGACCTGTTTTATTCCACTGATAtcgatattaataaaaataaataagaagaaaataAGTGTTTTGAGTTCACACTTACATATGCTGAGGGGCATTACTGTACGAAccatgttccagcttctgccatttGCCCAAGTGGGCAGCTGATCTGTGTAGCAAGTCACAATACTTGGGAGGAAGCAGCTGTGTGGTGAGCATGACAAAAGCATTGATCCACACCATTATGAGGTGTTCACAAGACCAGCGCATATCGTAGTACTGGGTGCTCTGTAAGAAACCAGAAAGGAGGTTAATGGCAGCATCCCAgagagcaaggaaagaaagagggtgcGCTACAGCCACAGCTCTAAGCAGCTGCCTACGAATTGCACGGCCAGTGAAAGAGGGGATGCTTTCTCCTTGCCATGAGTGAAATGTCTGCACATTACTTTGTGCAAGCGATGCCCAAGTCATTGAATTCTCTAGAATAGGTGCACACTGACATGATCGTAACAAGTACAAGCAATCTTGTTATTAGAGAACAAAGAGAACCTGAATTGCCTCTGGAAGTTCCAGACTTCTGTGACCAGGCACCACTTCAGTGATCTGGATCTTCTTTTCTCGTGAGTTTAGATTTTACAACCGCCCCCATTTTCCAATCACACTAACTCAGATACCCCAAACACTGTCCTCTCAGGATCTGAACTTGGCTTCAAGTACTCAGTTATAGCACAAAAATATAATTGTGTTATAGCTGTCTGAGAAAAAGGACAGGGTTAGTAGAGGGGGTGGAGAAAAAGGAGTAGGGAAACCACAGGGGCACTACATGTATGGCAATACCTATCCGCCAACCAGGAGCGATACTAGTGCACTCCAGATGCAGTTACGCTCCTCCATCCAGGCTGCCAAAGGGGAGACAGAGAAAAGGGGAATTAACCAGAAATCCATTGTGCCAATAATCCACAGGCATGATttaggaggaggcggcggcggcagcagcagtaATAGCAGTGGAGGAGGAGTCAGACAACAGCTACCTTCACAAAGCACAGCGGCAGGAATGCCACGTAGTAGGCACTGAAGAGGGAATTGAATAGAACCTCCTTAATTCGGCGATTGAAGTCTGCTTTCAGGCACTCCACCTCGTTGCGAATGAGGTCGGGGGACAAAGGGCAACTGTGTGTGGGGATGGGCACAGAGTTGTTGAATTGTTCTTTCAGGGACTCTCTGAGCAGAGAGAGGAAGTCTTTGGGCTTGACAAGGTTGCCGACCCCTGTGGAATTAGCATCCACCAGCTGATCTTGCATTAAGTAACTGCAGTCTGAGGGGAGAGATTGTGTCCTGCTATCTTGGTGGAAACAGCAAAGTGGGACATAGACACCAAACCTGCAAAAACAGAAGAGGCACTAAAGTGAGATTATAGGCTCAAATAACTATGCCCAACAGGAGTGTCCCAACAGGCTTGTATTCTCTACTCATCCCTCCAACTTTCTTTCCCTCCGGATCATTCTCATTGTGCCACTTTTTCCTGAAAATACCTTTTTAGTTACAGGGCTAAACATCAAGACCAGAAGTAGAGAAACCTACTTTTTGAAAGTTTTGAAACTTCAATGTTCTCTCTTCCTCAACCAACATTGACACTTACTCTTTCTCATAGTTCATCTCTATTTTGTACcaaagtcatttatttatttattttactgttaGCTTGTTTATTAATGCCTAGACCAGAGGCATCAAGTTtgggtccctccagatgtttgggcctcaaACTCctagaagtccaaaatacctggagagtcTCAAATTTGACACCACTAGCCAAGACCATAGGTCATTTTGCATTCACACAAATACAATACGTAAAAAGGCAACAATATCAAACAACATAAAAGGGaaagcaatataaaatattataaaggtACTGCATGAAACAATTAATAGGCATTGCCTATTAAAATTCAATACCATTaagatacaatataacaataaagtTAAAATTCTTTAGTTTTTTTAtcgcatcagaagcaacttgagaacatactgcaagttgcttctggccgtctacagagacattgcccatgggatgcccaaatgtgttaccatcctgctagaaggcttctctcatagagctgatagacgggagcttaccccatcttgcggattcgaactggcaaccttcaggtcagcaacccaacctccaggtcagcagttcagctggaacacgagtttaacccattgcgccactgtggctcatTCTTTAGCTAAGATCACCCCCATAACAGTCAACTGCAATGCTGGCAATACGTTTAGCCCACATTTTCATTGTTGCCCAGGTGAAAAGAGAAACCTTGTGAGTTACCATAGAATTGGTATCAAAAGGAGAGTTTATATAAAGCAGGCATCATTCTCATGCAACATCCATTTGGAAAGCAGCTTTGAAACCTGTAGGCCCTTTTCAATTTTCTATTCATCAATATGGTCGCCTTTTGTATGTCTTGTATTATTTCTTACTCTTTGACAAGTCTTTGTTATATTCAGAATGAAAGCGAATCATACTCACGGGTATCCAAGAAAGAGGAGATTGAGAACAGAATGGCTACGGAAGAGATTGACCAGAGTCCAGCAGAGCACCCATCCGCACAGGGTGAGCAGCACCAGGCGTGCCAGGATCAGTGCCATATAGTGAATCGCCGAGGTAGTGCCCACCTGAGAAGCCTGGAAAATCAAACACAAAGAAATATCAGAGCCATATTTGTTCCCTGCATATTCCACAACATGTCCATTTCCCACGCCTGCCATAAACCAGTGCTGGAAAAAATGACAAAAGTCCAACTTttcaactgttgttgttgttattaatgtttattaataccctgctttttctatccacaaaggagactcgTGTTACATTAAAAGCTaatcagtacaatttaaaatctacacatatacaaatattaaaattaaatataattgGGATTAAAAAGTTcagtttaaatccataaaaatggattaaaaacatattcaaagctaaaaccacagcaccccctgactcgatcttaaaaaccttcttctttaaaagcctgcctcaataaaaaggttttagcctgctgctagGAGGGGGCCATTTTGGATTCTCTGGGGAGTTccagtcaaggggcagccaccaaaaaggaagGACCGCTTTCTTGTTCCCATCAACCAAGCTTaaaatggaggtgggaccgagagaagggcctctcctgaagatctcagggcctgggcaagtTTGTACAAGAAGATGCGGTCTGCCAAATAACCTAGATCTGAGtcatattttatttctcttttcaatGTAATATTGAAAATTGAAGCAAAGTCAGTTCCATGGCACTGTGTCagttgttacatttatttcagTTTCCGGTTTGAACATAACATTTCTCCTGATTAGACTTCTGGTCTTTGCATAGTCTATTTTTGGTTTTGGAGTTAAATTTTCTAAAATCACCCAGATTTCCTCCAATTTTGCACTTTGCTGGCACTATCAGAATTGATATTTTGTTAAACTTGACTCAAATAAAGTGTTGCTTACtgaattgttgcctgttgtaCTGCTGCAAGCACAGGGTGTTTGAGGCCTCTGCCCCTTGGTCGCAGCCCTGGGGCAATTACTTGTTGCTTGTTTTGGCTGCCTCACCCAACAGATCTCACTTCCTTCCAGCTTCTGTTACAGCTGGTCTGGCAGCTATAACCCTCACTCCATCAAAACTTGCAAGGTGGGTGGACAAAAACAGGACATGTTTACGTGCATGTGTATGCACACATAAAATTCAAAATGAATTTATTAATTTGGGTGGAACACAGCTGGAACACAATTTGtcggtttgacttttgcagatattattcatggatttaattaataCATTTCCTCTAGGAATCTTGAGGTACCCCTCAGTGCAAAGTTGGCTATAAAGTTGTGCTGAAGGGCTTAAGAGATTCCTCAAGAGGTGTTCCTTCAAGTAAAAAGTGGGTTTTCTTATTTTGGGGCTCCTGTACCCCTAACACCAGCGGATGTGAAGGAGCCACTATATTTACAAAATTCTTACCTCAGAGATGAGGGCCCATACCAGCCTCCGTGCCAGCATCACTGTGATAAATGCAGCTAGATGGTAATCAATGAGGTGAAAATTctaaaagggaaaagaagaagggaggaaCTTCTGAGCTGTCATTGCAGAAACATAGGGGTCCCTATTGGGAAGAACTAGGATACACTCCCTACCTGCCATGTAACTAGGGGAGAGATTACATGCTCTGCTCCAGAAACGTATTTACAATTTACATATTTATGTGTGATTTTCTATCTCTCAGAGGAAGGAGAACATGTTACAGAGGTGGAAAGCCCCACCTCAAAGGGCAGAGGATCAAGTTGCAATCAGCTCATCTGGAGGAAGGGGATCACTCCCTTCTTGACATTGCAGCAAAAATTCCTTAAGAGTTGAGTAAACTAAAAACCCAAAGCACAGGCTGAACTTCTGCAGTCTGAATAAAGCTTGAAACAAAGGGAACCACCTTGCTTTTCTTGAGGAAAATACATCGTGGCACATGGGGCTCATGGCAAGGAGACAATGACCAGATCACCATGGTCCATGAAAAAGGATGTGCTTCAGGCAAAACTTTCTTAAAcgtttccactcatgacccctttcagtccaagaaatttttatgtgaccccgggTATACAGGTATAAAACTCAAAGGCTATTGCAaggctaattttcctttttatgaagtacagccgAAGCATCTTTTGCAGAGTGCACTGCAAACACTACACAACAGatatgtgtaaatgtctaaaactgcTGCTTAAGAAATGTTCAGGatttttttactgttgccaaaactTTAGGgacccaacactgagctaaggagaCCTGATTTGGGgttaggacccacagtttaagaagtagtggCATCATTCTTCACTGTTAGCTGAGATGTAATTACTCAAGAAAGAGGTGAATCTAGGAGGTTAGATTATGTTGCCCTCTTTTGCTGGAAAAGATCAGAAATTCATAGCTAAATTTCTTTTGGGGATGTGGAAAAGCAGCACAGATCAGGACAAAAACATTACAGACAACAACTCCAAGAATATCCCcttccccccgccccccaaaagaAACCTTATAGGTGTAggaccattttaaaaacatccaaaggTTACCTTTAGGTAGAAAATATGGCATAGACACTTATCTTTCTTTCAAAATCAATGGAATAAAGGTATAAATCAATAGAGACTACTACAGGATGGGGTTGCAAATCACTCAGCTCTAATGCTCTTCCTTAGGTAACTGTGGGAACTATTCAGTGACTGCTGGTGATATGGCTCAGTTTCTTCATGTACAATGTAAAACTGTAACATCCTGGACTAAATGAACTGTGAGAAGGGCAGATAACTACTAAGAGAGACTCACCAGTGAGGTGCAGGAGGCAGGATGGTTATATGGGTACCACCAGACAGTCTTGTAGATATTAATATACTGGATAAAAAGGGCCACCAGCAGGTAAATGAAAAAGAGGAACTCAAAGAGAAGGTTTCCGTCTACAGGAAGCTCTGGGATTCGGCAGTGGCGTACAGGCTCAGGGGTAATCAAGGCTGTGATAGGAGGAGCTGAAAGGCTGACAGCACTACCATTCCTGAAACAGAGGAAAACCTTATCAGTAACTCTTGCCAGTGTTTTCTAATGGTGCTATAGAGTGAATAAAATAATATAGGTtaagtatctcttatctgaaatacttgaggTCAGATATGGTCCATATCTTGcaagttttttggattttggagtacttgcatatacataatgagctatcttgaagatgggacccaagtctaaacactaaattcatttatgtttcatatacacctgatACGCATAGCCTGAGGGTACTTGCAAATAGaatgttttgtgcatgaaaaaatgtgtatatggagccattagaaagcaaaggtgacacTATCGCAGCCACTCGTGgtatattttggagtattttggatttcgagataagagatattcaacttATACTTTCATTTACTTTGTGCTTGAATTCTTTTACATACATTAATTATCCAGGGAGAAACTTACTTTCTAAGACTCTAAGGCAGATTTGcataacctgtggccctccaggtgtttgggacttcagctcccaggattcctgacTATTGGGCAAACaggctagagcttctgggagttggagttccaagcacatggagggccacaggttgtgcaggtctgctCTAAAGTCATCTTCTCTATACTGCAGATAAGGCACTGAGAGAGGATAATTTGATTTAAATCAGTTAATGAAAAGggaggggattttttttatttcacagtGCAGCTAGTGTGCTAcactttttctcacctctggtgtatcaaactcattttcaccaagggccacattagACCTATAGTTGCCTTGAAAttgatatttttaattgtaagacTGTTAAATAACCTAAGATACCATATGGCCAGTACAGTTATGTTATGTGCctacaagttatttctgacttatgacaattcTTAAGGTGAAATCAAAGACAAATCCCCACCTCCAAGGCATTCCCCACTATTGTGCCCCTCAAATGAAGACAACCTCCTTCCTCGTCCCTGTCCCCGCTCTTCCCATTGTAATGTTTGACTGGCTCAAGGGCAGATGCTGCTCAACATTCATTCTGGTCTGCTATTGGATAGTTTAGGGCCAGTGCTTGGCAAAAGGGGCAGTGCCAGCTCAGGGAGCAGCTCCAAGTTCTGAACTGGGCCCGGATCTtgggggccacataaaatgacattgcAGGCTGGATTTGGGCTGTGGGCCTTCAATATGACACATATGCTCATGAGTGTTCAGTAAAATGCTATGAATCTACAACTATGCCAAAAGCATGAGACAAAGTATGTTAATCCCTGCACAGTCAATACTCTGGTTCTGAGAACAAGTTGCTTTAACACAGAGAGGTGTTATGACATTTTCCAAAGATCACACAGGAAGAAGATGGCACAACTGGAAATACTCCCTACCTCCCAAGGAGGGCAAAAGAAATTCTAAGTATTAACGTGGTATCATTCTCATTAGTTTCTTTCTTGTAGCCATAATGCTATCCTTgggaaaaatacacaaataatgtAATATTAAAACAGGAATGCTACATGAGTGAAAAGCATATCTGGGAAAGTGTCCTCCCATAATAATCATGAtcaccttgctttttctctctaaagcagcttttaaaaaaacctcaaagaATGAAGTATCAATAGTCAAATGTGTGATGCCAATTTTAAAATCCCTGGCTCCCAAGTACAAGCCTACAACACTACATTTCAATGTTACCTGTTTCTCAGACCAGTGCCATTGCCACAGTTCCCACCAACCAATGTCTGGAGTGAAGGCAAAGCTGAACGGCTTAGCTGCTGCCGGCTGGGTCCCCTCCGTCCACCTGGCATGACCAGGAGCCAACCCACCACTTCCACCTCTGGCAGcctttgccctgaaatcctggtGGCAAACTACTAGACTCCCCAGCTCTGCAAGTgagaagaaaataaatgaaat
Protein-coding sequences here:
- the tmem39a gene encoding transmembrane protein 39A, yielding MPGGRRGPSRQQLSRSALPSLQTLVGGNCGNGTGLRNRNGSAVSLSAPPITALITPEPVRHCRIPELPVDGNLLFEFLFFIYLLVALFIQYINIYKTVWWYPYNHPASCTSLNFHLIDYHLAAFITVMLARRLVWALISEASQVGTTSAIHYMALILARLVLLTLCGWVLCWTLVNLFRSHSVLNLLFLGYPFGVYVPLCCFHQDSRTQSLPSDCSYLMQDQLVDANSTGVGNLVKPKDFLSLLRESLKEQFNNSVPIPTHSCPLSPDLIRNEVECLKADFNRRIKEVLFNSLFSAYYVAFLPLCFVKSTQYYDMRWSCEHLIMVWINAFVMLTTQLLPPKYCDLLHRSAAHLGKWQKLEHGSYSNAPQHIWSENTIWPQGVLVRHSRCLYKAVGPYNVAVPSDVSHARFYFLFHHPLRLLNLLILIEGSVVCYQLYSLLRSEKWNHTLSMALILFCNYYVLFKLLRDRIVLGRAYSYPLSSYGLKAH